The following nucleotide sequence is from Thermodesulfobacteriota bacterium.
AGTATTTCAGGTTTCATGCTCACAGCCTGTAGTGAGGGTGGTGCTAGTGATTCTGATAATGTAAATCGTATATTTCAATGGGGTGCTGATAACCCTACTTATCTTACATCTAGGGCTAAACCGTCAGAAGTAGTCGACCCGACAGGAATAGGCGTTGGCGGTGCTCCGGGAGGAGAAATAATAGTTTTTGGCGGCAAAGCTTTAATAACAGATTCTAGTGGCGCTGTTAGTGAATTGGACGATGATGACGAAATTGCCGTAATTGGTGTCATGTCTAATTTTCAAGCCGACTACACAACCGTTACTACTGACACTGTCGGCTGTGAGGATGATCTTGCAGATTATTTAGATGATATTGTAGGTGATGACGAAGTCGACCGTTTGGCTGTATTCTTAATACGCGGCACTTTTTCATCAATAGATTATGCAGTGGAGGCCGGTGTAATAGAGGACACCCCTATATTCAGTATCGAGGACGTATCCGGAACGATGGTTGGCTATAAAAGCCCGTATTATTTCGGTGATGATACTTTTGTTGTAGAAAATATTACAGTTGGTATAGCTGAATTTCCTTGGCATGTACATTTTATCTCTGATGACGAAACAATAATGGGACACGTAAGGGAATGTGAGATAGACCCAGGCAATGACGTAGAGATCGCACTTGCAAATATTTTTGACCTGCAATTAAATTATCAAGACTGAGCTGCACACTCTGTTTACAAATATAGAGACCTGCTATTACAATAAATAAACTTAAATACTTATATTGAAATATATAGATTAAACTGAGCCAATATTTTCAGTAACTATAGTCTTATTATTTCTTTCTCAATTCTATTCTTGTTTTCAGTGTTTTACTACTTTTATATTTATAACATATTTGTGTATTTTTAGATATTTCATATACTTAAACTAGGTGGTAAAATCTAGATGGTAGGTAGGTAAAACACATGAAAAAGCGTAATTCGTCAGACGTGTCACGTCGCCAATTTTTAAAAACCGGTCTTGTTGCTACTGCTGCGGCTGCAACTGTTGGAAGCTGGAGTTACTCCTGTGGTAGTGATATGACAAATAACAATAATGGTCCTCTACGGGTTAGATCAAACGTAACTAGTATCAGCAGTGATGCACGAGAGGAGCTTGTGGACGCGATACATTTTCTAAAGAATCTGCAGTCACCATTTGAACCTTCTCTATGTTTTTATGACCAGATGGTTCGTTTTCATCAGTTAAGTGTTATTAATGCTACATTGACATTTGGATATAGCGTCTCTCACCAGTGCCCCTCATTTCTCCCCTGGCACCGCAAGATTTTAATGCTGTTTGAAAATGCAGTCCGAGTTCACATTCGTGAAGACTTTGCTCTGCCTTATTGGGATTGGACAGATGAATCTAGTCTTGATATAGTTTTCTCCGATGATTTTATGGGACCTTCTTTAGGAAATGAAGATGATAACTATTCAATTAGTACTAGTTCTTTTGCTAAGGGATTGTTTTCAATTAATTTGACAGCTTCTCAGATCTCGAGTGATGGCAATCAGGCTTCCAATTGTCCATTTCCCTTTATTACCAGAGGTCCAAAATCTGTAGATCTACCAACAGCAGAAGATGTAGAGGAATTGCTAGAGGTTACTACATATGATTCACCTCCGTTTGATGTTGATGCTGATATAGATGAGAGCTTTAGGAACTATCTCTTGGGTATCTCACCACTCCAACTGCATTCTGTACCGCACGTATGGCTCGGCGGACAGTGGGACTCAGATATATCCGACGGCACATTTGATTCGACAGAATCTTCGACATTTGTGGGTACCATGTCAGCCCTGGATTGCTCTCCTAACGATCCGGTATTTTGGATTCATCATTGTAATGTTGACAGAATATGGGCGGCTTGGGAAGCACGATACGGTGCATCGTATGAGCCTGAATCTGGGTGGAACGAAGGATGGAATCTAAACGATGAGATGTATCCATATACTGAGTATAGTGATAATCCTGAAATGATGAAAGAGGGTATAACAAATGCTTCAATGCTCGACTTCGAGACACTTGGTTATACCTACGATGATTTATACGAATAAAAAATTAATCATAATGATCTCAATCTTGCTTACAGCACGCTAATTGGCTTCCTCTAAGCAATAACTTCTACATTCTGCATCATTCCAAGGTCTTCATGATCTAGTATATGGCAATGAAGAACAAATTCACCTGTGAAATCCAGGAACCGGGAGCGTATGGTTACGCTACTCTCTGGGTAAAAGTATTGTATCAAACCAAACATGCGTTTCCAAATATTCGCTTAACATAGCGTATTTACTATAGCGTATTTACTGGGGAAAAGTGGCGGAGCCGACGGGATTTGAACCCGCGACCTCTGGCTTGACAGGCCAGCGTTCTAACCGGGCTGAACTACGGCTCCGCGAGAAGTATTTCAAGTGGTGGGCGGTACAGGATTTGAACCTGTGACATCTTGCTTGTAAGGCAAGCGCTCTCCCGTGCTGAGCTAACCGCCCTCTGTATTAATGAGGGGTTAATATATAACTGAATTTAGGCCAGTTGTCTATAAAATAAGTTAGATATTTTGATTTTGTTTTCCGACCCATCCCGCTCCGCCACCGAAAACTCAGAACTAAACATTTCTGACCTCCCGATGCTGTGTCCTCAATAGTTTCCGCTCAACATTATGTACAAATCTTTAACCCCATCAATATTAAGCGGTATAACTAGTTAAAAAATATTTTGTTTGGTTCAAACGGTAATATTAGAAGGGCTGACTATTTCTAATCAGCCCCCTTATTTTCTAGTTTACATTAGCCCCTACTTCATCACCGATGGTCATGGTTGGAGGCGGTATAACAATATCTTGAAGAACTGGGGTTTCAGATACAATTGCCGCATCTAAAACATCATCCATATGCTCTACAAGCTTAATTTCTATATCCTTAAGGATAGAATCACGTATATCCCTAAGATCCTTTTCATTTTCATGAGGAATAATCACTGTTTTTACTTTTCCTCTATGAGCTGCAAGAATCTTCTCTTTTAGACCTCCTATCGGAAGAACTCTTCCTCTAAGAGTGATCTCTCCAGTCATTGCAACATCATGTTTTACAGGCTTTCTAATAAGCGCTGAAACAATTGCAGTTGATATTGCAATACCAGCTGAAGGTCCGTCCTTTGGAGTTGCGCCTTCAGGTACGTGAATATGAATATCTACTTTTTGGTGGAAGCCGCGCTCAAGCCCTAGCC
It contains:
- a CDS encoding S16 family serine protease; the protein is PKQRDAHGLKQDNLKMSDNTLLDVIRYYTREAGVRTLEREIATLCRKAARDVVKKGPEHTVKLSPATIKKENYLGIPKFKYGEIEEKDHVGMSTGLAWTEVGGELLTIEVSIVPGKGNFTVTGKLGEVMQESTQAAMSYVRSRAERLGLERGFHQKVDIHIHVPEGATPKDGPSAGIAISTAIVSALIRKPVKHDVAMTGEITLRGRVLPIGGLKEKILAAHRGKVKTVIIPHENEKDLRDIRDSILKDIEIKLVEHMDDVLDAAIVSETPVLQDIVIPPPTMTIGDEVGANVN
- a CDS encoding tyrosinase family protein, with translation MKKRNSSDVSRRQFLKTGLVATAAAATVGSWSYSCGSDMTNNNNGPLRVRSNVTSISSDAREELVDAIHFLKNLQSPFEPSLCFYDQMVRFHQLSVINATLTFGYSVSHQCPSFLPWHRKILMLFENAVRVHIREDFALPYWDWTDESSLDIVFSDDFMGPSLGNEDDNYSISTSSFAKGLFSINLTASQISSDGNQASNCPFPFITRGPKSVDLPTAEDVEELLEVTTYDSPPFDVDADIDESFRNYLLGISPLQLHSVPHVWLGGQWDSDISDGTFDSTESSTFVGTMSALDCSPNDPVFWIHHCNVDRIWAAWEARYGASYEPESGWNEGWNLNDEMYPYTEYSDNPEMMKEGITNASMLDFETLGYTYDDLYE
- a CDS encoding acetolactate decarboxylase produces the protein SISGFMLTACSEGGASDSDNVNRIFQWGADNPTYLTSRAKPSEVVDPTGIGVGGAPGGEIIVFGGKALITDSSGAVSELDDDDEIAVIGVMSNFQADYTTVTTDTVGCEDDLADYLDDIVGDDEVDRLAVFLIRGTFSSIDYAVEAGVIEDTPIFSIEDVSGTMVGYKSPYYFGDDTFVVENITVGIAEFPWHVHFISDDETIMGHVRECEIDPGNDVEIALANIFDLQLNYQD